One window of Streptomyces sp. FIT100 genomic DNA carries:
- a CDS encoding alpha/beta fold hydrolase, giving the protein MVSKVSFTLDTPGGGHELSVAYERRGDGEPLLLLHGIGHHWQAWEPVLPVLAAERDVIAVDLPGFGTSPALPDGVSYDLSAVVPALGAFCAALGIDRPHVVGNSLGGLLALELGREKLVRSVTAISPAGFWTESERRYAFGTLLAMRRGARILPLPVIDRLSRTPAGRAALTSTIYARPGRRSPEAVVAETLALRDAAGFRRTLDAGRGVLFTHDLPGLPVTVAWGTRDRLLLRRQGVRAKQAIPGARLVRLPGCGHVPMNDDPALVARVILDGSR; this is encoded by the coding sequence ATGGTCTCGAAGGTCTCGTTCACGCTCGACACCCCCGGCGGCGGCCACGAGCTGTCCGTCGCGTACGAACGCCGCGGCGACGGGGAGCCCTTGCTGCTGCTCCACGGCATCGGGCACCACTGGCAGGCATGGGAACCGGTGCTGCCCGTCCTCGCGGCGGAGCGGGACGTCATCGCGGTCGATCTGCCCGGCTTCGGCACCTCCCCGGCGCTGCCCGACGGTGTGTCGTACGACCTGTCGGCCGTGGTCCCGGCACTGGGGGCGTTCTGCGCGGCGCTCGGCATCGACCGGCCGCATGTCGTGGGCAACTCGCTCGGCGGACTGCTCGCACTGGAGCTGGGGCGCGAGAAGCTCGTACGGTCCGTCACGGCGATCTCCCCCGCCGGGTTCTGGACGGAGAGCGAGCGACGGTACGCGTTCGGGACGCTCCTCGCGATGCGCCGCGGCGCGCGGATCCTGCCGTTGCCGGTGATCGACCGGCTGTCCCGCACGCCCGCCGGGCGTGCGGCGCTGACCAGCACCATCTACGCCCGCCCCGGGCGCCGTTCACCCGAGGCGGTCGTCGCCGAGACGCTCGCGCTCCGTGACGCCGCCGGCTTCCGCCGGACGCTCGACGCGGGGCGCGGGGTGCTGTTCACCCACGACCTGCCCGGGCTGCCCGTCACCGTGGCCTGGGGCACGCGCGACCGGCTGCTGCTGCGCCGCCAGGGCGTCCGTGCCAAGCAGGCGATCCCCGGCGCCCGGCTGGTGCGGCTGCCCGGCTGCGGGCATGTGCCGATGAACGACGATCCGGCGCTGGTCGCACGCGTGATCCTCGACGGCAGCCGCTGA
- a CDS encoding alkaline phosphatase produces MPYNRRAVLRSSLAASAALTLGAAAPAQVLRGRPSAGWGVQTGDVTSSSATVWVRSDRPARMLVETSATESFRRAHSWHGPLLGPGTDFTGTTALRGLPAGEQIHYRVSLTDPEDPRRRGEPVLGTFRTAPAHRRSGVRFLWSGDIAGQGWGINPDIGGFRAYEEMRRLDPDFFLCSGDTVYADGPLVPSVTLPDGRVWRNVTTEEKSKVAETLDEYRGNFRYNLLDANVRRFNAQVPTVVQWDDHEVRNNWYPGQILDDARYTEKDVDVLAERALRAFGEYFPVSTLRTGGREGRMHRVVRYGPLLDVFVLDMRSHRNANSPGRQADDTTGILGAEQLAWLKRELARSRAVWKVLAADMPLGLVVPDGAVNFEAVAQGDPGAPLGRELQIAELLRFIKHRRITGTVWLTADVHYTSAQHYAPERAAFADFAPFWEFVSGPLAAGGFPANALDATFGPDRVFVRAPERANVSPMESPQYFGEVDIDGGSGELTVRLRAEGGTVLFSKVLQPGRVGQ; encoded by the coding sequence ATGCCGTACAACCGCCGTGCCGTTCTGCGCAGTTCGCTCGCCGCGTCGGCGGCGCTCACGCTCGGGGCCGCCGCCCCGGCCCAGGTCCTGCGCGGCAGGCCGAGCGCCGGCTGGGGCGTCCAGACGGGCGACGTCACCTCGTCGTCGGCGACGGTGTGGGTGCGGTCCGACCGGCCCGCCCGGATGCTCGTGGAGACCTCGGCGACCGAGTCGTTCCGCCGTGCGCACAGCTGGCACGGCCCCCTGCTGGGCCCCGGCACGGACTTCACCGGCACGACGGCGCTCCGCGGGCTGCCGGCGGGCGAGCAGATCCACTACCGGGTGTCGCTCACCGACCCCGAGGACCCGCGCCGCCGCGGCGAGCCCGTGCTCGGCACGTTCCGCACGGCGCCCGCACACCGCCGCTCCGGTGTGCGCTTCCTGTGGTCGGGCGACATCGCCGGGCAGGGCTGGGGCATCAACCCGGACATCGGCGGCTTCCGCGCGTACGAGGAGATGCGGCGACTCGACCCGGACTTCTTCCTGTGCAGCGGGGACACGGTGTACGCGGACGGGCCGCTCGTCCCCAGCGTGACGCTGCCGGACGGACGGGTGTGGCGGAACGTCACCACCGAGGAGAAGTCCAAGGTCGCGGAGACGCTCGACGAGTACCGCGGGAACTTCCGCTACAACCTGCTCGACGCGAACGTCCGCCGGTTCAACGCGCAGGTGCCGACGGTGGTGCAGTGGGACGACCACGAGGTGCGCAACAACTGGTACCCGGGCCAGATCCTCGACGACGCGCGCTACACGGAGAAGGACGTGGACGTGCTGGCGGAGCGCGCGCTGCGGGCGTTCGGCGAGTACTTCCCCGTCTCCACGCTCCGGACGGGCGGCCGCGAGGGACGGATGCACCGGGTGGTGCGGTACGGCCCGCTGCTCGACGTCTTCGTCCTCGACATGCGCTCCCACCGCAACGCCAACTCCCCCGGGCGGCAGGCCGACGACACGACCGGCATCCTCGGCGCGGAGCAACTGGCCTGGCTCAAGCGCGAGCTGGCCCGGTCCCGTGCGGTGTGGAAGGTGCTCGCGGCCGACATGCCGCTCGGGCTGGTCGTCCCGGACGGTGCGGTGAACTTCGAGGCGGTCGCGCAGGGCGATCCGGGTGCGCCGCTCGGGCGCGAGCTGCAGATCGCCGAGCTGCTGCGGTTCATCAAGCACCGGCGGATCACCGGCACGGTGTGGCTGACCGCGGACGTGCACTACACGTCGGCGCAGCACTACGCGCCGGAGCGGGCCGCGTTCGCGGACTTCGCGCCGTTCTGGGAGTTCGTCTCCGGGCCGCTGGCGGCGGGAGGCTTCCCGGCGAACGCGCTCGACGCGACGTTCGGGCCGGACCGGGTGTTCGTACGGGCTCCGGAGCGGGCCAATGTGTCGCCGATGGAGTCGCCGCAGTACTTCGGCGAGGTCGACATCGACGGCGGCAGCGGGGAGTTGACGGTGCGGCTGCGGGCGGAGGGCGGAACGGTACTGTTCAGCAAGGTGCTCCAGCCGGGGCGGGTCGGCCAGTAG